AGGTAATCACCGAACACCGCGGTGGACTTTTCGGCCGGCTGGCCGTCGAAGACGTTGTAGGCGAGAGTGATGACATCGTAATGCCCGCAGGCAACGGCCTTTTCGACGACGGCCGCATGATTGGCGTGGCAGGACAGCCCCGTGAAGCGGAATTTGCCCTGTTCGCGGAGTTGAGCGTAAGCGGAGAGCACCCGTTCGTCGTCGAGGTCGGTGGGATTTTCCGCGCCGTGGACGGCGAGCACATCGATAGAATCCGTCTCCAGGCGGCGCAGGCTGCCCTCGACGGACCGAATGATGGAGGTCTCATCCCATTTCCCGCGCACGTGAAACTTGGTGCAGAGGAAGGTCGAGTCCCGGCCCCGATCTTTGAACATCCGGCCGATGCGCCGTTCGCTGTTCCCGCCCTCGTAATTATGGGAGGTGTCGATGTAGTTGACGCCTCGATCCAGAACCTGATAAAAAAGATCCCCTCCGGGAAGCGGGCTTCCGCCGAGAGAAATCTCGGATAATTCGATCCCCGTGCGGCCCAGACGGCGGAAAGCCATGCCGTTCTTCACGGTCCGCCGGATCGGTTCCTCGACGCCGGAAAAGAGAGTCTTGGCCGGACCGAGTGCGGCCGCAAGTCCCCCGGCCATGAGACCTTTTAAAAACTGTCTGCGGCCGGAGCCGCCGCGAAACACACATTGATCATTATTTTTGTCAGACATCATGCCGTCAGGATACCATAACATATCCTCTTTTTACTTCCCCTCTGTTTTCTCGAAGTGGGTCCGGTACCAGTCGACGACCCTCTCCCATTTGTCGAGATAAGTCGCCTCGTTCTCGGCCGCGCCGATGCCGTGGCCGTCGTTCCGGTAGTTGACCCAGACGCACGCCTTGCCGAGGCGCCGCAGGGCATAGTAGAGCTCGCGGGTGTTTCCGGCCGGGACGTTCCAGTCTCCTTCTCCCGTGATCAGAAGGTGCGGCGTCTTGATCCTGTCGGCGAACAGGACGGCCGAGTGAAGGAGATACTTGAACGGCTGTTCCCAAAGCGTGGCCCCGATCCGGTCCTGCCCGACCTCGGCGGCGTTGTAGTTCCGGGTGCCGATGCGCGGACTGTCGCCGAGGAAGCTGATGATGTTGACCTTGCCCGCGATGTTGACGGCGGCGGCGAAGCGGTCGGTCTGGGTGATGAGGAGCGATGTCGCGTAACCGCCGTAACTCGTGCCGTGGACGCCGACCTTTGCACCGTCGACGAGACCGCGGTCGATGAGCTGGTTGACGGCCGAGGTCACACCCTTGATCCAGGCCTCGCCGGGATACCCCACTTCCAGGTTGACGGACGGACGCAATCCGAACCAGCCCTGGTTGGCGACAATGTTCATCCCGGAGTGGAAGCCGTTGTCGAAGAACGTCTCATAGATTTCGCAGACCAGCGGATACGTTTTCCCGGGCTCATAGTCGACCGGGTAATAGAGAATTCCGAAAAGCTCCCGGCCGTCGGCGTCGAGGTAGCGGACAAGCTCGCTCCGGGTCAACGTTTTTTCGCGGATCCAGGGATTGAGATCCGTGAGCGTGCGCCTGTCCTTGAAGTCGGCACCCGTCAGGACAAGCTCGTCTGGAGAATCGCCGTCCGACCAGGAGAAGAAGAAGGTCGCGCCGTCTTTCGACATCCGCAGCCCCCGGTAAAGCCCGGAATCCTTGACCAGATCGTCCATGCGCTTTTCCTGGAGGTCGAACCGGTTGAAGCCGCGCTCCCAGCGGTCGCGGGCCGCATGGGTCATATAGAGATAGCGGCCGTCCGGGCTCCAGGCGGCGATACCCGGATGAGGTTCGGGCCGGAGCCGGCTCTCCTTGTCTCTCTCGGCAAAGGCGAAAAACATGTCCCGATCCCCTGTTTGAGGATCGAAGAGCCAGTATCCCTTGTCGGTCCGGGCCAGAAGGCGTCCGCCGTCCGGACTCCAGCGGACGACACTGAAGCGAAGTTTTTTCTCGTTCTTGTCCGCCGGGGATTTCCCCTCCCCCTTGCCGGCGGCCGGAGTCTCTGCAGACTTGTCCGCTGTCAGATTGCGCGGTTCGGTTTCGTCAACGGTTTGAACGAAGATGTCACCGTCCTCGGCCCAGGCGAAGCGGCGGCCGTCCTCGGTCCAGGCATACGTCCGCCTCTTGTCCGTGCGCGGAACGAGGATCTTCGGTTCCGCCCCATCGGCCAAGTCAAGCCGGAACAACTCATGTTCGCGGCCGTCCTGTCCGGATTCGCTTCCGCCGTAGTGCGTGGCGACGGGATGGATGAGGCTGTAGGTGATAAAGGTGTCGTCTTCCGCAATCCGGATGTCGCCGTGGCGGCCTTCCGGCAGAAGTTCGCGGACCCCGCCGGATGCGGCATCGGCCAGAGCAGGGATTTCGAGAAGATTCCTGTCACGGATGGCATCCCATTTCAGAAAAGGCTCGCGCGAGTCATAGACGATGACCGGACCGACCGTCGCCTCCCGGAAGGCGTCCCGGGACGTTTTCTCCCAGGCGGGAGACCGCAACGCGATCAAAAGGCTCCGGCCATCGTTCGTCCAGACGAGCGGCGAGTTCGACGAAATCGCCTTTTGGCTCTTCAACCGGATTTCCCGAATCCGCTTCGTTTCGCGACTATAGACCTGAAGGGAGAATGAGTTTCTCTTGCGAAGGAAAAAAGCCAGGGTCTTTCCGTCAGGGGACCAGGTCATTCTCTGGACTTCGACTTTGTCACGGAAAAGAGGTTCCATTTGCCCGGTCGATGTATCCAGGATGACAACATCGG
The DNA window shown above is from Acidobacteriota bacterium and carries:
- a CDS encoding prolyl oligopeptidase family serine peptidase, which gives rise to MSSVPKSLAALVCALILVSVAAWPAAEKTPFTAADSLSVKSFSVQSVTDDGRFIAGFVTTPYDRLGTDHHRFGDPIYVAPRPADVVILDTSTGQMEPLFRDKVEVQRMTWSPDGKTLAFFLRKRNSFSLQVYSRETKRIREIRLKSQKAISSNSPLVWTNDGRSLLIALRSPAWEKTSRDAFREATVGPVIVYDSREPFLKWDAIRDRNLLEIPALADAASGGVRELLPEGRHGDIRIAEDDTFITYSLIHPVATHYGGSESGQDGREHELFRLDLADGAEPKILVPRTDKRRTYAWTEDGRRFAWAEDGDIFVQTVDETEPRNLTADKSAETPAAGKGEGKSPADKNEKKLRFSVVRWSPDGGRLLARTDKGYWLFDPQTGDRDMFFAFAERDKESRLRPEPHPGIAAWSPDGRYLYMTHAARDRWERGFNRFDLQEKRMDDLVKDSGLYRGLRMSKDGATFFFSWSDGDSPDELVLTGADFKDRRTLTDLNPWIREKTLTRSELVRYLDADGRELFGILYYPVDYEPGKTYPLVCEIYETFFDNGFHSGMNIVANQGWFGLRPSVNLEVGYPGEAWIKGVTSAVNQLIDRGLVDGAKVGVHGTSYGGYATSLLITQTDRFAAAVNIAGKVNIISFLGDSPRIGTRNYNAAEVGQDRIGATLWEQPFKYLLHSAVLFADRIKTPHLLITGEGDWNVPAGNTRELYYALRRLGKACVWVNYRNDGHGIGAAENEATYLDKWERVVDWYRTHFEKTEGK
- a CDS encoding aldo/keto reductase, translating into MAGGLAAALGPAKTLFSGVEEPIRRTVKNGMAFRRLGRTGIELSEISLGGSPLPGGDLFYQVLDRGVNYIDTSHNYEGGNSERRIGRMFKDRGRDSTFLCTKFHVRGKWDETSIIRSVEGSLRRLETDSIDVLAVHGAENPTDLDDERVLSAYAQLREQGKFRFTGLSCHANHAAVVEKAVACGHYDVITLAYNVFDGQPAEKSTAVFGDYLGESGIGRLIALAKSKDVGIIAMKVLKSGGRQQDLARYQTETSTLPQAMIRWALDNPHVDSVVTEIQSYQEMEEDLAAAGSPLGTAEREILARHVADNRRNYCHACAVCRDVCPAGIDTTSILRFLTYAETYGKTAVAREAYRSLDGGQNVAVCRDCGACEEACLYGLPVRAKLRQAHGLLASA